A portion of the Meriones unguiculatus strain TT.TT164.6M chromosome 11, Bangor_MerUng_6.1, whole genome shotgun sequence genome contains these proteins:
- the Ppl gene encoding periplakin isoform X2 — MHSLFRKKNKGKYSPTVQTRSISNKELSDLIEQLQKNADQVERNIVDTEAKMQSDLARLQEGQLPEHRDTTLQNVSDSEKLLYVLEADSAIAKHMKHPQGDMIAEDIRQLKERVTNLRGKHKRMYSLAVKEADPKVNWAALVEEKLDKLSSQGFGTDLPLVDSQVEQHNIFHNEVKAIGPHLGKDKDKEQNSELQAKYQKLLAASQARQQHLSSLQDYMQRCTNELYWLDQQAKGRMQYDWSDRNLDYPSRRRQYENFINRNLEAKEERINKLHTEGDQLLAAEHPGRNSIEAHMEAVHAEWKEYLNLLICEESHLKYMEDYHQFHKDMKDAQELLRKVDSDLNQKYSPDFKDRYQIELLLRELDDQEKALDKFEDVVRGLQRRGQQVVPLKYRRETPLKPIPVEALCDFEGDQGLISRGYSYTLQKNNGESWELTDSTGKKLTAPAVCFIIPPTDPEALALADSLGSQYRSVRQKAAGSKHTLQQRHEVLRTENPGDASDLQGRQLLAGLDKVASDLDRQEKAITGILRPPLEQGRAIEDSAERAKDLKNITNELLQIEPGKTQSTAECEAFVKALPGSGTTPLLKTRVEDINQKYERLVQLLDAAQEKVDVANRLEKSLQRGRELLALHENRLTQDDTMPESGYMLDSKRQELEAMASELQAQKSLLGEVEQNLQVAKQCSNSLASHFQEHCPDLERQEAEVHKLNQRFNNLSQQVERRAQSLQSARAAYNEYRCGYDHMLQFLAKTPSYEPQETDSLSQMETKLKNQKNLLDEIASREQEVQKVYADSQQYQQAVKDYELEAEKLRSLLDLENGQNSHMNKRAKLQSPAAKVKEEEAVLAAKFTEVNAINRQRLQNLEFALNLLRQPEAGVTHEMLQGGKLGSSSMDETWKIKKELEEEMERRQQLENEVKSAQEEIQSLKDHGPQESLVRKEVLKKVPDPTLEESFQQLQQTLAEEQHKNQLLQEELGALQLRLQALEQETRDGGQEYVVKEVLRIEPDRAQEDEVLQLREELEAMRRQKGAREAEVLLLQQRVAALAAEKSRVQEKVTEREVVKLQNDPQLEAEYRRLQEEHQQEGSLREKQEEELSFLQAKLRRLEKERAMAEGKITVKEVLKVEKDAATEREVNDLTRQYEDEAAKARTSQRVKTELLRKIWALEEENAKVVVQEKVREIVRPDPKAESEVANLRLELVEQERKFRGAEEQLKSYQSELEALRKRGPQVEVKEVTKEVIKYTTDPETEQELQRLREEIMDKTRLIERCDLEIYQLKQEIQALKDTKPQVQTREVVQEILQFQEDPQTKKEVESLRVQLLEEQKKHVDLEGERASQEEKIRQKEEELAQGKERVVLQEVVQYEDEPDLRAEVTAFTNSIDAELRQIDKLRVELRRLQHRRAELERQLEELDRERQARRAAELEVQRLQQRLAALEQEEAKTGEKVTHTQKVVLQQDPQQTREHALLRAQLEEERHRRQLLEGELEPLRRKLAALEKTEIKEKVVFSESVQVEKGDTEQEIQRLKKSLEEESRSKRELDAEVTRLEAKLSELEFYNSKSSKELDFLREENHKLQLERQNLQLETRRLQSEIEMAATETRDLRTITTVDSGSHLNSRLWSLEKELDDLKKMSKDKDLEIDELQRRLGSVAVKREQRENHLRRSIVVIDPDTGRELSPEEAHRAGLIDWNMFVKLRSQECDWEEISVKGPNGESSVIHDRKSGKKFSIEDALRSGRLTPAQYDRYVNKDMSIQELAVLVSGQK, encoded by the exons gaCTTGGCCCGGCTGCAGGAGGGGCAGCTCCCCGAGCACCGGGACACGACCCTGCAGAATGTGTCTGACTCAGAAAAGCTGTTGTACGTGCTGGAAGCAGATTCAGCCATCGCCAAACACATGAAGCACCCTCAGGGGGACATGATCGCTGAGGA CATCCGCCAGCTGAAAGAGCGTGTGACCAACCTGCGGGGAAAACACAAGCGGATGTACAGCTTGGCAGTGAAGGAGGCTGACCCAAAGGTCAACTGGGCTGCACTGGTGGAGGAAAAGCTG GACAAGCTGAGCAGCCAGGGCTTTGGGACAGACCTTCCTCTGGTGGACAGCCAGGTGGAGCAACACAACATCTTCCACAATGAAGTCAAAGCCATTGGGCCCCACCTGGGCAAGGACAAGGACAAG GAGCAGAACAGCGAACTCCAGGCCAAATATCAGAAGCTGCTG GCAGCATCGCAGGCTCGGCAGCAGCACCTGAGCTCACTGCAGGACTACATGCAGCGATGCACCAACGAGCTGTACTGGCTGGATCAGCAGGCCAAGGGCCGCATGCAGTATGACTGGAGCGACCGCAACCTGGACTATCCCAGCCGCCGGCGCCAGTATGAG AATTTTATCAACCGGAACCTGGAGGCCAAAGAAGAAAGAATCAACAAACTGCACACGGAGGGCGACCAGCTGCTGGCAGCGGAGCACCCAGGGAGAAACTCCATCGAG GCACACATGGAAGCCGTGCACGCAGAATGGAAAGAGTACCTGAACCTTCTCATCTGTGAGGAGAGCCACCTCAAGTACATGGAGGACTACCACCAG TTTCACAAAGACATGAAGGATGCTCAGGAGCTGCTACGCAAGGTGGACTCAGACTTGAACCAGAAATACAGCCCTGACTTCAAAGACCGGTACCAGATAGAGCTGCTGCTGCGGGAGCTGGAT GACCAGGAAAAGGCTCTGGACAAGTTTGAGGATGTGGTGCGGGGGCTGCAGAGGCGAGGGCAGCAAGTTGTGCCACTCAAGTACCGCCGTGAGACACCGCTCAAGCCCATCCCTGTGGAGGCCCTCTGTGACTTTGAGGGCGACCAG GGCCTGATCTCTCGGGGCTATAGCTACACACTGCAGAAGAACAATGGGGAGAGCTGGGAGCTGACAGACAGCACTGGGAAGAAGCTGACTGCCCCAGCCGTCTGCTTCATCATTCCCCCCACCGACCCCGAGGCCTTGGCTCTTGCTGACAG CCTGGGCAGCCAGTACCGGAGTGTGCGGCAGAAGGCAGCTGGGAGCAAACACACACTCCAGCAGCGGCATGAGGTGCTAAgaacagaaaaccctggag ATGCCTCTGATCTGCAGGGGCGACAGCTGCTGGCTGGCTTGGACAAAGTGGCCAGTGACCTGGACAGACAGGAAAAGGCTATCACAGGGATCCTGCGGCCACCACTTGAGCAGGGACGGGCAATAGAGGATAGTGCTGAACGGGCCAAGGACCTCAAG AACATTACCAATGAGCTGCTACAGATTGAGCCAGGGAAGACCCAGAGCACAGCTGAGTGTGAGGCCTTTGTGAAGGCCCTCCCAGGCAGTGGCACCACACCATTGCTGAAGACCCGGGTGGAAGACATCAACCAGAAATATGAGCGACTGGTCCAGCTGCTAGATGCAGCCCAAGAGAA GGTGGATGTGGCCAACCGCCTAGAGAAGAGTCTGCAGCGAGGCAGAGAGCTTCTGGCCTTGCACGAGAACAGGCTGACTCAGGATGACACAATGCCTGAGAGTGGCTACATGTTGGACAGCAAGAGGCAGGAGTTGGAG GCCATGGCTTCTGAGCTGCAAGCCCAGAAGTCCCTCCTGGGTGAGGTAGAACAGAACCTGCAAGTGGCCAAGCAGTGCTccaactcactggccagccacttCCAAGAGCACTGCCCTGACCTGGAGCGCCAGGAGGCCGAGGTACACAAGCTCAACCAACGTTTCAACAACCTCAGCCAGCAAGTGGAACGCAG GGCCCAGAGCTTGCAGAGTGCCAGGGCTGCCTACAATGAGTACCGCTGTGGTTATGACCATATGCTCCAGTTCTTGGCAAAGACTCCCAGCTATGAGCCCCAGGAGACAGACAGCCTCAGCCAGATGGAGACCAAGCTGAAAAACCAGAAG AACTTGCTTGATGAAATAGCAAGCAGGGAACAAGAGGTGCAGAAGGTCTATGCAGATTCCCAGCAGTACCAGCAAGCTGTGAAG GACTATGAGCTTGAAGCAGAGAAGCTAAGGTCCCTGCTGGACCTAGAGAATGGACAGAACAGCCATATGAACAAGAGAGCCAAGCTGCAATCTCCTGCTGCCAAAGTGAAGGAAGAG GAAGCTGTTCTTGCTGCTAAGTTCACAGAGGTTAATGCCATCAACAGACAGAGGCTACAGAACTTGGAGTTTGCACTGAATCTCTTGAGACAG CCAGAAGCAGGAGTGACCCATGAGATGCTGCAAGGGGGaaagctgggctccagcagcatgGATGAAACATGGAAAATTAAGAAGGAactggaggaggagatggagcgaaggcagcagctggaaaatgAGGTCAAGAGTGCCCAGGAGGAAATTCAGAGCCTGAAGGACCATGGGCCTCAGGAGTCACTGGTGAGGAAGGAGGTGCTGAAGAAAGTGCCAGACCCCACTCTGGAGGAGAGCTTCCAGCAGTTGCAGCAGACCCTGGCTGAGGAACAGCACAAGAACCAGCTGTTGCAGGAGGAGCTGGGAGCACTGCAGCTTAGGCTGCAGGCCCTAGAGCAGGAAACCAGGGATGGGGGACAGGAGTATGTGGTCAAGGAGGTGTTGCGTATTGAGCCAGACAGAGCCCAAGAGGATGAGGTCCTGCAGCTTCGGGAGGAGCTGGAGGCAATGCGGCGACAGAAAGGTGCCCGAGAGGCTGAGGTGCTCCTCCTCCAGCAGCGTGTGGCAGCCCTGGCTGCTGAGAAAAGCAGGGTGCAAGAGAAGGTCACGGAGAGAGAGGTGGTAAAGCTTCAGAATGACCCCCAGTTGGAGGCAGAATACCGAAGGCTTCAGGAGGAACACCAGCAGGAGGGCTCTCTCAGGGAGAAGCAAGAAGAGGAGCTGAGTTTCCTGCAGGCCAAGCTCAGGAGACTGGAGAAAGAACGGGCCATGGCAGAAGGCAAGATCACTGTCAAGGAGGTGCTCAAGGTAGAGAAAGATGCAGCCACAGAGAGGGAGGTCAATGATCTTACCCGCCAGTATGAGGATGAGGCTGCCAAGGCACGCACCAGCCAGCGGGTGAAGACAGAGCTTCTTAGAAAGATATGGGCCCTGGAAGAGGAAAATGCCAAGGTGGTAGTACAGGAGAAGGTCCGGGAGATCGTGCGGCCAGATCCCAAGGCAGAGAGTGAAGTGGCCAACCTCCGCCTGGAGCTGGTAGAGCAGGAGCGCAAATTCAGGGGTGCTGAGGAACAGTTGAAGAGCTACCAGAGTGAGCTGGAAGCCCTACGGAAGCGTGGGCCACAGGTAGAAGTCAAAGAGGTGACCAAAGAGGTCATTAAATACACAACCGACCCAGAAACAGAGCAGGAGCTCCAGCGGCTCAGGGAGGAGATCATGGACAAGACCAGGCTAATAGAAAGATGTGACCTGGAGATCTACCAGCTGAAGCAGGAGATCCAGGCCCTGAAAGACACTAAGCCACAGGTGCAGACTAGGGAGGTGGTCCAGGAGATCCTGCAGTTCCAGGAAGACCCCCAAACCAAGAAGGAGGTAGAGTCTCTGCGTGTACAGCTGTTGGAAGAACAGAAGAAACATGTGGACCTAGAAGGGGAGCGGGCATCCCAGGAAGAAAAGATCCGGCAAAAGGAGGAAGAGCTGGCacagggaaaggaaagggttgtACTCCAGGAGGTGGTGCAGTATGAAGATGAGCCAGACTTGCGAGCTGAGGTGACTGCCTTCACCAACAGCATTGATGCCGAGCTGCGGCAGATTGACAAACTGCGTGTGGAGCTGCGGCGGCTACAGCACCGACGAGCAGAACTGGAGAGGCAGCTGGAGGAGCTGGATCGTGAGCGGCAGGCGCGAAGGGCAGCTGAGCTGGAAGTGCAGAGGCTGCAGCAGCGACTGGCTGCACTGGAGCAGGAGGAGGCCAAGACTGGTGAGAAGGTGACCCACACACAGAAGGTGGTGCTGCAGCAGGACCCACAGCAGACTAGGGAGCATGCCCTGCTCCGAGCCCAGCTAGAGGAAGAGCGGCACCGGAGGCAGCTACTGGAAGGTGAACTTGAGCCCCTGCGTCGAAAGTTGGCTGCTCTGGAGAAGACAGAGATCAAAGAAAAGGTAGTCTTCTCTGAGAGTGTCCAGGTGGAAAAGGGTGACACTGAGCAAGAGATCCAGCGACTCAAGAAGAGCCTAGAAGAGGAGAGTCGAAGCAAGAGGGAGCTAGATGCAGAGGTGACCCGGCTGGAAGCCAAGTTATCTGAGCTAGAATTCTACAATTCCAAGTCATCCAAGGAACTGGATTTCCTGAGAGAAGAAAACCATAAGCTACAGCTAGAGCGGCAAAACCTGCAGCTAGAGACCCGGAGACTGCAATCAGAGATTGAGATGGCAGCAACAGAAACTCGAGATCTGAGGACCATTACTACAGTGGACTCCGGAAGTCACCTCAATTCTAGGCTATGGTCTCTAGAGAAGGAACTGGATGACCTCAAGAAAATGTCCAAGGACAAGGATCTGGAGATCGATGAACTGCAGAGGCGCCTAGGCTCTGTGGCTGTCAAGAGAGAGCAGAGGGAGAACCACTTGAGGCGCTCCATAGTGGTTATTGACCCTGACACAGGTCGTGAGCTATCCCCAGAGGAGGCCCACCGGGCTGGGCTCATCGACTGGAACATGTTTGTGAAGCTCAGAAGCCAGgagtgtgactgggaggagatatcAGTGAAAGGTCCTAATGGGGAGTCTTCGGTGATCCATGACAGGAAGTCTGGCAAGAAATTTTCTATTGAGGACGCTCTGCGCAGTGGCAGGCTAACCCCTGCGCAGTATGACCGCTACGTCAATAAAGATATGTCCATTCAGGAACTGGCAGTCTTGGTGTCTGGGCAGAAGTAG
- the Ppl gene encoding periplakin isoform X1 yields MHSLFRKKNKGKYSPTVQTRSISNKELSDLIEQLQKNADQVERNIVDTEAKMQSDLARLQEGQLPEHRDTTLQNVSDSEKLLYVLEADSAIAKHMKHPQGDMIAEDIRQLKERVTNLRGKHKRMYSLAVKEADPKVNWAALVEEKLDKLSSQGFGTDLPLVDSQVEQHNIFHNEVKAIGPHLGKDKDKEQNSELQAKYQKLLAASQARQQHLSSLQDYMQRCTNELYWLDQQAKGRMQYDWSDRNLDYPSRRRQYENFINRNLEAKEERINKLHTEGDQLLAAEHPGRNSIEAHMEAVHAEWKEYLNLLICEESHLKYMEDYHQFHKDMKDAQELLRKVDSDLNQKYSPDFKDRYQIELLLRELDDQEKALDKFEDVVRGLQRRGQQVVPLKYRRETPLKPIPVEALCDFEGDQGLISRGYSYTLQKNNGESWELTDSTGKKLTAPAVCFIIPPTDPEALALADSLGSQYRSVRQKAAGSKHTLQQRHEVLRTENPGDASDLQGRQLLAGLDKVASDLDRQEKAITGILRPPLEQGRAIEDSAERAKDLKNITNELLQIEPGKTQSTAECEAFVKALPGSGTTPLLKTRVEDINQKYERLVQLLDAAQEKVDVANRLEKSLQRGRELLALHENRLTQDDTMPESGYMLDSKRQELEAMASELQAQKSLLGEVEQNLQVAKQCSNSLASHFQEHCPDLERQEAEVHKLNQRFNNLSQQVERRAQSLQSARAAYNEYRCGYDHMLQFLAKTPSYEPQETDSLSQMETKLKNQKNLLDEIASREQEVQKVYADSQQYQQAVKDYELEAEKLRSLLDLENGQNSHMNKRAKLQSPAAKVKEEEAVLAAKFTEVNAINRQRLQNLEFALNLLRQQPEAGVTHEMLQGGKLGSSSMDETWKIKKELEEEMERRQQLENEVKSAQEEIQSLKDHGPQESLVRKEVLKKVPDPTLEESFQQLQQTLAEEQHKNQLLQEELGALQLRLQALEQETRDGGQEYVVKEVLRIEPDRAQEDEVLQLREELEAMRRQKGAREAEVLLLQQRVAALAAEKSRVQEKVTEREVVKLQNDPQLEAEYRRLQEEHQQEGSLREKQEEELSFLQAKLRRLEKERAMAEGKITVKEVLKVEKDAATEREVNDLTRQYEDEAAKARTSQRVKTELLRKIWALEEENAKVVVQEKVREIVRPDPKAESEVANLRLELVEQERKFRGAEEQLKSYQSELEALRKRGPQVEVKEVTKEVIKYTTDPETEQELQRLREEIMDKTRLIERCDLEIYQLKQEIQALKDTKPQVQTREVVQEILQFQEDPQTKKEVESLRVQLLEEQKKHVDLEGERASQEEKIRQKEEELAQGKERVVLQEVVQYEDEPDLRAEVTAFTNSIDAELRQIDKLRVELRRLQHRRAELERQLEELDRERQARRAAELEVQRLQQRLAALEQEEAKTGEKVTHTQKVVLQQDPQQTREHALLRAQLEEERHRRQLLEGELEPLRRKLAALEKTEIKEKVVFSESVQVEKGDTEQEIQRLKKSLEEESRSKRELDAEVTRLEAKLSELEFYNSKSSKELDFLREENHKLQLERQNLQLETRRLQSEIEMAATETRDLRTITTVDSGSHLNSRLWSLEKELDDLKKMSKDKDLEIDELQRRLGSVAVKREQRENHLRRSIVVIDPDTGRELSPEEAHRAGLIDWNMFVKLRSQECDWEEISVKGPNGESSVIHDRKSGKKFSIEDALRSGRLTPAQYDRYVNKDMSIQELAVLVSGQK; encoded by the exons gaCTTGGCCCGGCTGCAGGAGGGGCAGCTCCCCGAGCACCGGGACACGACCCTGCAGAATGTGTCTGACTCAGAAAAGCTGTTGTACGTGCTGGAAGCAGATTCAGCCATCGCCAAACACATGAAGCACCCTCAGGGGGACATGATCGCTGAGGA CATCCGCCAGCTGAAAGAGCGTGTGACCAACCTGCGGGGAAAACACAAGCGGATGTACAGCTTGGCAGTGAAGGAGGCTGACCCAAAGGTCAACTGGGCTGCACTGGTGGAGGAAAAGCTG GACAAGCTGAGCAGCCAGGGCTTTGGGACAGACCTTCCTCTGGTGGACAGCCAGGTGGAGCAACACAACATCTTCCACAATGAAGTCAAAGCCATTGGGCCCCACCTGGGCAAGGACAAGGACAAG GAGCAGAACAGCGAACTCCAGGCCAAATATCAGAAGCTGCTG GCAGCATCGCAGGCTCGGCAGCAGCACCTGAGCTCACTGCAGGACTACATGCAGCGATGCACCAACGAGCTGTACTGGCTGGATCAGCAGGCCAAGGGCCGCATGCAGTATGACTGGAGCGACCGCAACCTGGACTATCCCAGCCGCCGGCGCCAGTATGAG AATTTTATCAACCGGAACCTGGAGGCCAAAGAAGAAAGAATCAACAAACTGCACACGGAGGGCGACCAGCTGCTGGCAGCGGAGCACCCAGGGAGAAACTCCATCGAG GCACACATGGAAGCCGTGCACGCAGAATGGAAAGAGTACCTGAACCTTCTCATCTGTGAGGAGAGCCACCTCAAGTACATGGAGGACTACCACCAG TTTCACAAAGACATGAAGGATGCTCAGGAGCTGCTACGCAAGGTGGACTCAGACTTGAACCAGAAATACAGCCCTGACTTCAAAGACCGGTACCAGATAGAGCTGCTGCTGCGGGAGCTGGAT GACCAGGAAAAGGCTCTGGACAAGTTTGAGGATGTGGTGCGGGGGCTGCAGAGGCGAGGGCAGCAAGTTGTGCCACTCAAGTACCGCCGTGAGACACCGCTCAAGCCCATCCCTGTGGAGGCCCTCTGTGACTTTGAGGGCGACCAG GGCCTGATCTCTCGGGGCTATAGCTACACACTGCAGAAGAACAATGGGGAGAGCTGGGAGCTGACAGACAGCACTGGGAAGAAGCTGACTGCCCCAGCCGTCTGCTTCATCATTCCCCCCACCGACCCCGAGGCCTTGGCTCTTGCTGACAG CCTGGGCAGCCAGTACCGGAGTGTGCGGCAGAAGGCAGCTGGGAGCAAACACACACTCCAGCAGCGGCATGAGGTGCTAAgaacagaaaaccctggag ATGCCTCTGATCTGCAGGGGCGACAGCTGCTGGCTGGCTTGGACAAAGTGGCCAGTGACCTGGACAGACAGGAAAAGGCTATCACAGGGATCCTGCGGCCACCACTTGAGCAGGGACGGGCAATAGAGGATAGTGCTGAACGGGCCAAGGACCTCAAG AACATTACCAATGAGCTGCTACAGATTGAGCCAGGGAAGACCCAGAGCACAGCTGAGTGTGAGGCCTTTGTGAAGGCCCTCCCAGGCAGTGGCACCACACCATTGCTGAAGACCCGGGTGGAAGACATCAACCAGAAATATGAGCGACTGGTCCAGCTGCTAGATGCAGCCCAAGAGAA GGTGGATGTGGCCAACCGCCTAGAGAAGAGTCTGCAGCGAGGCAGAGAGCTTCTGGCCTTGCACGAGAACAGGCTGACTCAGGATGACACAATGCCTGAGAGTGGCTACATGTTGGACAGCAAGAGGCAGGAGTTGGAG GCCATGGCTTCTGAGCTGCAAGCCCAGAAGTCCCTCCTGGGTGAGGTAGAACAGAACCTGCAAGTGGCCAAGCAGTGCTccaactcactggccagccacttCCAAGAGCACTGCCCTGACCTGGAGCGCCAGGAGGCCGAGGTACACAAGCTCAACCAACGTTTCAACAACCTCAGCCAGCAAGTGGAACGCAG GGCCCAGAGCTTGCAGAGTGCCAGGGCTGCCTACAATGAGTACCGCTGTGGTTATGACCATATGCTCCAGTTCTTGGCAAAGACTCCCAGCTATGAGCCCCAGGAGACAGACAGCCTCAGCCAGATGGAGACCAAGCTGAAAAACCAGAAG AACTTGCTTGATGAAATAGCAAGCAGGGAACAAGAGGTGCAGAAGGTCTATGCAGATTCCCAGCAGTACCAGCAAGCTGTGAAG GACTATGAGCTTGAAGCAGAGAAGCTAAGGTCCCTGCTGGACCTAGAGAATGGACAGAACAGCCATATGAACAAGAGAGCCAAGCTGCAATCTCCTGCTGCCAAAGTGAAGGAAGAG GAAGCTGTTCTTGCTGCTAAGTTCACAGAGGTTAATGCCATCAACAGACAGAGGCTACAGAACTTGGAGTTTGCACTGAATCTCTTGAGACAG CAGCCAGAAGCAGGAGTGACCCATGAGATGCTGCAAGGGGGaaagctgggctccagcagcatgGATGAAACATGGAAAATTAAGAAGGAactggaggaggagatggagcgaaggcagcagctggaaaatgAGGTCAAGAGTGCCCAGGAGGAAATTCAGAGCCTGAAGGACCATGGGCCTCAGGAGTCACTGGTGAGGAAGGAGGTGCTGAAGAAAGTGCCAGACCCCACTCTGGAGGAGAGCTTCCAGCAGTTGCAGCAGACCCTGGCTGAGGAACAGCACAAGAACCAGCTGTTGCAGGAGGAGCTGGGAGCACTGCAGCTTAGGCTGCAGGCCCTAGAGCAGGAAACCAGGGATGGGGGACAGGAGTATGTGGTCAAGGAGGTGTTGCGTATTGAGCCAGACAGAGCCCAAGAGGATGAGGTCCTGCAGCTTCGGGAGGAGCTGGAGGCAATGCGGCGACAGAAAGGTGCCCGAGAGGCTGAGGTGCTCCTCCTCCAGCAGCGTGTGGCAGCCCTGGCTGCTGAGAAAAGCAGGGTGCAAGAGAAGGTCACGGAGAGAGAGGTGGTAAAGCTTCAGAATGACCCCCAGTTGGAGGCAGAATACCGAAGGCTTCAGGAGGAACACCAGCAGGAGGGCTCTCTCAGGGAGAAGCAAGAAGAGGAGCTGAGTTTCCTGCAGGCCAAGCTCAGGAGACTGGAGAAAGAACGGGCCATGGCAGAAGGCAAGATCACTGTCAAGGAGGTGCTCAAGGTAGAGAAAGATGCAGCCACAGAGAGGGAGGTCAATGATCTTACCCGCCAGTATGAGGATGAGGCTGCCAAGGCACGCACCAGCCAGCGGGTGAAGACAGAGCTTCTTAGAAAGATATGGGCCCTGGAAGAGGAAAATGCCAAGGTGGTAGTACAGGAGAAGGTCCGGGAGATCGTGCGGCCAGATCCCAAGGCAGAGAGTGAAGTGGCCAACCTCCGCCTGGAGCTGGTAGAGCAGGAGCGCAAATTCAGGGGTGCTGAGGAACAGTTGAAGAGCTACCAGAGTGAGCTGGAAGCCCTACGGAAGCGTGGGCCACAGGTAGAAGTCAAAGAGGTGACCAAAGAGGTCATTAAATACACAACCGACCCAGAAACAGAGCAGGAGCTCCAGCGGCTCAGGGAGGAGATCATGGACAAGACCAGGCTAATAGAAAGATGTGACCTGGAGATCTACCAGCTGAAGCAGGAGATCCAGGCCCTGAAAGACACTAAGCCACAGGTGCAGACTAGGGAGGTGGTCCAGGAGATCCTGCAGTTCCAGGAAGACCCCCAAACCAAGAAGGAGGTAGAGTCTCTGCGTGTACAGCTGTTGGAAGAACAGAAGAAACATGTGGACCTAGAAGGGGAGCGGGCATCCCAGGAAGAAAAGATCCGGCAAAAGGAGGAAGAGCTGGCacagggaaaggaaagggttgtACTCCAGGAGGTGGTGCAGTATGAAGATGAGCCAGACTTGCGAGCTGAGGTGACTGCCTTCACCAACAGCATTGATGCCGAGCTGCGGCAGATTGACAAACTGCGTGTGGAGCTGCGGCGGCTACAGCACCGACGAGCAGAACTGGAGAGGCAGCTGGAGGAGCTGGATCGTGAGCGGCAGGCGCGAAGGGCAGCTGAGCTGGAAGTGCAGAGGCTGCAGCAGCGACTGGCTGCACTGGAGCAGGAGGAGGCCAAGACTGGTGAGAAGGTGACCCACACACAGAAGGTGGTGCTGCAGCAGGACCCACAGCAGACTAGGGAGCATGCCCTGCTCCGAGCCCAGCTAGAGGAAGAGCGGCACCGGAGGCAGCTACTGGAAGGTGAACTTGAGCCCCTGCGTCGAAAGTTGGCTGCTCTGGAGAAGACAGAGATCAAAGAAAAGGTAGTCTTCTCTGAGAGTGTCCAGGTGGAAAAGGGTGACACTGAGCAAGAGATCCAGCGACTCAAGAAGAGCCTAGAAGAGGAGAGTCGAAGCAAGAGGGAGCTAGATGCAGAGGTGACCCGGCTGGAAGCCAAGTTATCTGAGCTAGAATTCTACAATTCCAAGTCATCCAAGGAACTGGATTTCCTGAGAGAAGAAAACCATAAGCTACAGCTAGAGCGGCAAAACCTGCAGCTAGAGACCCGGAGACTGCAATCAGAGATTGAGATGGCAGCAACAGAAACTCGAGATCTGAGGACCATTACTACAGTGGACTCCGGAAGTCACCTCAATTCTAGGCTATGGTCTCTAGAGAAGGAACTGGATGACCTCAAGAAAATGTCCAAGGACAAGGATCTGGAGATCGATGAACTGCAGAGGCGCCTAGGCTCTGTGGCTGTCAAGAGAGAGCAGAGGGAGAACCACTTGAGGCGCTCCATAGTGGTTATTGACCCTGACACAGGTCGTGAGCTATCCCCAGAGGAGGCCCACCGGGCTGGGCTCATCGACTGGAACATGTTTGTGAAGCTCAGAAGCCAGgagtgtgactgggaggagatatcAGTGAAAGGTCCTAATGGGGAGTCTTCGGTGATCCATGACAGGAAGTCTGGCAAGAAATTTTCTATTGAGGACGCTCTGCGCAGTGGCAGGCTAACCCCTGCGCAGTATGACCGCTACGTCAATAAAGATATGTCCATTCAGGAACTGGCAGTCTTGGTGTCTGGGCAGAAGTAG